CCCCATGTTACTGGAGGTGGTAAAGCAGCTGTAGAGCATCCATCCTTCAAATGGGTCAATATAATACTTGGTAACTTAAAAAATGCGCTCAAAGGTACTTATCATGCAATTAATCGCAAGCATGTTCCGCGGTACCTGGCAGAATTTCAGTACAGATTCAATCGCCGATATGATCTGCCGTCCATGATTCACAGACTGATTTATGTTGCTCTTAGGACTCCACCCATGCCATCAACCATGCTTTCTATGGCTGAAGCAGAGTGGTAATCAGATTTCTTTTTAGATGCTCTGGATTCGTGGATGAAGTGGAATGAGGAAAATAGAGATCTTTACGGATTTCTCATTTTTTGATTAGCCTAAAAACTCAATTCTTAATTTCTATTTTGGATTTGTACCTTAGTATGGTATGTGTTTTAAGCCTTCGATTACCCTGGCAACAGTCTTTTTTTAAGAAGAAAGTTCTGGAATAATAAGGCTTTGGCTCCAGAGAGAAACACTTCAAACGGATTCTTCTCAGATAACCAAGAAGTGTTTCACGTGAAACATTTTGATTTAACCAAGCAATACTATAGGTTTTAAAATGAAGCTGCCTCTTGATAAATACTTCAAAAAATATGAAGGCCTTGTGAAACTGGTTGATGAAGCCTTTGATAAAGTGAAGTCAGAATATGGCGACTGTGTAAAATGCGCTAGCGGGTGTTCGGACTGCTGTTTTGCAATCTTTGACCTGACGCTCATAGAAGCAATGTATGTTAATTATCATTTTAATCAGAAATATACTGGTGGAACAATCCGGCATGACATGATTGAGAGGGCGAACAGAGCAGACAGAAAACTCCATAAGCTGAAGAAAAAAGCTCATGCTGAAACAGTGGAGGGCAGAGATGAACTCTCCATTATTGGAGACATGTCAATGGAGCGAGTCCGGTGTCCGCTGCTAAGCATGGAAGACAAATGTGATCTGTATGAGTTCAGGCCAATCGCATGCAGAGTCTACGGCATTCCAACATCCGCAATGGGTGTAAGCCACACCTGTGGTAAAACATCATTCGAACAGGGCAAAAAATATCCTGCGCTGAACATGGACATGGTCTACAAAAAGCTATACGAATTCTCGGCAGATTTTATTTCGGAATTGCCAACAACATACACAAGAATGAGCGATATGTTAGTGCCAGTATCCATGGCGATTCTCACTGAGTACAATGATGAATACCTTGGAATTATAAATGATGACGAGACTGGAGATAAGTAGACTATGGCAAAAGGCGGAAGTCATATAGAGTTTTCCAAAGAGGAAATCGCCGACAAAAAGAAGGCCATTTTTGAAAGTATGGGTAAAAGAGCCCAGGACAGAGTATTAAAAAAAGGATATGATGTTTGGGATCCCTTTGAAGAACCAAAGGATCCAATCGATATAAGAACAGATGTTTCAGAAAGAACAAGCCAGCAGCTCATAAGAGAATTTTTACAGGGTTTGAGCCATGAAGACTACAGCACTTCTTTTGCCAGTGGAGCATGGGATCTCTGTATTGGCATTGTAAACAAAAATGAAAAATTCCTCGGTATGTACGAATTTGCTGTCTGGTATAACAATCTTCTCATCAGGGAAGGTCTTAAAGACAAAAATAAGGGGTGATTTTGTTTATCCCCTTGATAAAACAGACCATTGAAAAATCACTGGTAGAAAAACCAGAGGGTATTGTAATTGCAAAACTGATCTCAGAAATCAGAAAAGCATGTCCAAGTATTGACAGACAATCAATCAAAGAAGCGATCCGGACTCTTCTTGACGACGGATCGCTCATGTATGTAAATAGACTCGGACAGACAATGATAAGCACAAATGTCAACCGCCCTGTCAAAATATCAGAAAGAATATGGATTGCCCCTCCGAACACAAGCCTTCACGATATCTCGAGCGGGAGCGTGCTTATAAAAATTAGCCCGGGAATAGCATTTGGCAATGGTATTCATCCGACCACCAAAATGTGCCTGAAAGCTATGGATTTTATATTTATGTCAGGCGCGAAGATAAAATCAATGCTTGATATTGGCACAGGTACAGGAATCCTTGCAATTGCGGCATCACTTTTAGGCGCAGAAAAATGCATCGGGACAGATATAGACGCCTGTGCAAGGTCAGAGGCAAGAGCAAATATTATTTCCAACTCTATTTCAAAACAAAAAATTGACATAATAGATACAGAAATAGGGTTACTCGCCCTCCAGCCTGACCTTGTAACTGCAAACCTTAGGTATCCGACGTTGATATCAATGTCGGATTTAATTGCATCGGCAGTAAACAAGGAAGGATATGCAATACTTTCAGGCATGCGCCCGGAAGAAAAAGAATTTGTTTGCAAAAAATACTGTAAAAAATTTGAGTTATTGCAGGAATATAGTGAATCAGGATGGAATGCACTTCTACTCAAAACAAACACGATGTGACAGGTTAAATGATGCAGCTGACAATTGAAAAAACCCAGGTCAACCTTCCGTTCAGGATGTTCATGGAAGGCAAATATGATGAATT
Above is a window of Desulforegula conservatrix Mb1Pa DNA encoding:
- a CDS encoding transposase, giving the protein PHVTGGGKAAVEHPSFKWVNIILGNLKNALKGTYHAINRKHVPRYLAEFQYRFNRRYDLPSMIHRLIYVALRTPPMPSTMLSMAEAEW
- a CDS encoding YkgJ family cysteine cluster protein, whose amino-acid sequence is MKLPLDKYFKKYEGLVKLVDEAFDKVKSEYGDCVKCASGCSDCCFAIFDLTLIEAMYVNYHFNQKYTGGTIRHDMIERANRADRKLHKLKKKAHAETVEGRDELSIIGDMSMERVRCPLLSMEDKCDLYEFRPIACRVYGIPTSAMGVSHTCGKTSFEQGKKYPALNMDMVYKKLYEFSADFISELPTTYTRMSDMLVPVSMAILTEYNDEYLGIINDDETGDK
- a CDS encoding 50S ribosomal protein L11 methyltransferase encodes the protein MFIPLIKQTIEKSLVEKPEGIVIAKLISEIRKACPSIDRQSIKEAIRTLLDDGSLMYVNRLGQTMISTNVNRPVKISERIWIAPPNTSLHDISSGSVLIKISPGIAFGNGIHPTTKMCLKAMDFIFMSGAKIKSMLDIGTGTGILAIAASLLGAEKCIGTDIDACARSEARANIISNSISKQKIDIIDTEIGLLALQPDLVTANLRYPTLISMSDLIASAVNKEGYAILSGMRPEEKEFVCKKYCKKFELLQEYSESGWNALLLKTNTM